In Alloyangia pacifica, the following proteins share a genomic window:
- the flgH gene encoding flagellar basal body L-ring protein FlgH: MQRLAILLLFLTVLGTCGRLDHLGRPPGFTPKEDGAEHAAMAYSTASDPALPLRVTDHASLWSGARGSLLGDRRAMRSGDILTVVIEIDERAEISNSTDRSRAASESLGIPEFFGYPQRHEATMTDGTSLASAVDISSTSSASGDGSVSRNEKLTLRVAATITKVLPNGVLEISGLQEVRVNFEMRELLVSGFVRPEDISRQNEITYDKIASARISYGGRGQISDMQQPRYGLQALDMILPF, encoded by the coding sequence ATGCAGCGCCTCGCGATCCTTCTGCTGTTCCTGACCGTTCTTGGCACCTGCGGGCGTCTCGACCACCTCGGCCGTCCGCCCGGCTTCACCCCCAAGGAAGACGGCGCCGAGCATGCCGCCATGGCCTATTCCACCGCCTCCGACCCGGCGCTGCCGCTGCGGGTGACCGACCACGCCTCGCTCTGGAGCGGCGCGCGCGGATCGCTGCTCGGCGACCGCCGCGCCATGCGCAGCGGCGACATCCTGACCGTGGTGATCGAGATCGACGAGCGGGCCGAAATCTCCAATTCCACCGACCGGTCGCGCGCCGCCTCCGAAAGCCTTGGGATCCCCGAGTTCTTCGGCTATCCGCAGCGCCACGAGGCGACGATGACCGATGGCACCTCGCTGGCCTCGGCCGTGGACATCAGCAGCACCAGCAGCGCCAGCGGCGACGGATCGGTGAGCCGCAACGAGAAGCTGACCCTGCGGGTCGCCGCAACCATCACCAAGGTGTTGCCGAACGGCGTGCTCGAGATCTCGGGGCTGCAAGAGGTGCGGGTGAACTTCGAGATGCGCGAGCTGCTGGTTTCCGGCTTCGTCCGTCCCGAGGACATCTCGCGGCAAAACGAGATCACCTATGACAAGATTGCCTCGGCCCGCATCTCCTACGGCGGGCGCGGGCAGATC
- the flgA gene encoding flagellar basal body P-ring formation chaperone FlgA encodes MRSALLALLLAAGPAGAEIVVAARTIRAQEVIAPEAVRLDPRRSEGAAETLDSVIGRESRVAIYPGQPVLEVQLTEPALVERNQLVDLVYDHAGLRITTEGRAMSRGREGDKIRVMNLSSRNLLFGTIGADGRVDVSPE; translated from the coding sequence ATGCGCTCGGCGCTGCTGGCCCTGCTGCTCGCCGCTGGCCCCGCCGGGGCCGAGATCGTCGTGGCGGCACGCACCATCCGGGCGCAGGAGGTCATCGCGCCCGAGGCCGTTCGCCTCGATCCGCGCCGCTCCGAGGGGGCGGCAGAGACACTGGATTCGGTGATCGGGCGGGAAAGCCGCGTCGCCATCTACCCCGGGCAGCCGGTGCTGGAGGTGCAGCTCACCGAACCTGCGCTGGTGGAGCGCAACCAGCTCGTCGACCTCGTCTACGACCATGCCGGGCTGCGCATCACCACCGAGGGGCGCGCCATGTCACGGGGCCGCGAAGGCGACAAGATCCGGGTTATGAACCTTTCCTCGCGCAACCTGCTGTTCGGGACCATCGGCGCCGACGGCCGCGTCGACGTCTCGCCGGAGTGA
- the flgG gene encoding flagellar basal-body rod protein FlgG, with protein MRALKIAATGMSAQQMRVEVISHNLSNMSTTGYNARRAEFADLHYQQVHRAGTISASDGTMLPTGVQLGLGVRPAAVSVNLAQGSSSATGADLDVAIEGKGYLEVTLPSGAAAYTRDGALKRSADGLIVTSEGLHVAPGITIPADAKSLSVNQQGEVYAYFDGTVPAQLLGQFTLTGFTNPRGLEAIGGNLFTETEASGPPLQGTAGLDGLGMLRQGYLEESSVDPIYEITELIEAQRGYELNSKVITAADQMLAATVQVR; from the coding sequence ATGCGCGCCCTGAAAATCGCCGCCACCGGCATGAGTGCCCAGCAAATGCGGGTCGAGGTGATCTCGCACAACCTCTCGAACATGAGCACCACCGGCTACAACGCCCGCCGCGCCGAGTTCGCCGACCTGCACTATCAGCAAGTGCACCGCGCCGGGACGATCAGCGCCTCAGATGGCACCATGCTGCCCACCGGGGTACAGCTCGGGCTCGGGGTGCGCCCGGCCGCCGTCTCGGTCAACCTCGCGCAGGGCAGTTCCTCGGCCACGGGTGCGGATCTAGACGTCGCCATCGAGGGCAAGGGATATCTCGAGGTCACGCTCCCCTCGGGCGCGGCGGCCTACACCCGGGACGGCGCCCTGAAACGCAGCGCCGACGGGCTCATTGTCACCTCCGAAGGTCTTCACGTCGCCCCCGGCATCACCATCCCCGCCGACGCCAAGAGCCTCTCGGTCAACCAGCAGGGGGAGGTATACGCCTATTTCGACGGCACGGTTCCCGCTCAGCTGCTCGGCCAGTTCACCCTCACCGGCTTCACCAACCCGCGCGGGCTCGAGGCGATCGGCGGCAATCTCTTCACCGAAACAGAGGCCTCCGGTCCGCCGTTGCAGGGCACCGCCGGGCTCGACGGGCTGGGCATGCTGCGCCAAGGCTATCTCGAGGAAAGCAGTGTCGATCCGATCTACGAGATCACCGAGTTGATCGAGGCGCAGCGCGGCTACGAACTCAACTCCAAGGTGATCACCGCCGCCGACCAGATGCTCGCGGCCACGGTCCAGGTGCGCTGA
- a CDS encoding flagellar hook-basal body complex protein, with amino-acid sequence METAGYAVLSRQSGLMRELQLIANNVANANTTGYRQQGVIFSEYIRATDHGSLSMSAAHVRDSSFTQGAITRTGATLDLAIEGEGFFAVITPGGERLTRNGAFTTSAQGDLVTHDGYPVLSAAGGPVFVPPGAADLAVARDGTLSSQGLPIGQIGLLRPPDTKELERDGATLFRAPNGTGPVEDPAIIQGALESSNVDPVLQLARLIEVQRAYEMGQGFLDREDERQRAAIKTLFT; translated from the coding sequence ATGGAAACCGCCGGATATGCCGTCTTATCTCGTCAGAGCGGCCTCATGCGTGAGCTGCAGCTCATCGCAAACAACGTGGCCAATGCCAATACCACCGGCTATCGCCAGCAGGGGGTGATCTTTTCCGAGTACATTCGCGCCACGGACCACGGCTCGCTGTCGATGAGCGCGGCGCATGTGCGCGACAGCTCCTTTACCCAGGGGGCGATCACCCGGACCGGCGCGACGCTCGACCTTGCGATCGAGGGGGAGGGCTTCTTCGCCGTGATCACGCCGGGCGGCGAGCGACTGACCCGCAACGGCGCCTTCACCACCAGCGCCCAGGGCGACCTGGTCACCCACGACGGGTACCCGGTGCTGAGCGCGGCGGGCGGGCCGGTTTTCGTGCCGCCCGGTGCAGCGGATCTCGCGGTCGCGCGCGACGGCACGCTCAGCAGCCAGGGCCTTCCCATCGGCCAGATCGGACTTCTACGCCCGCCCGACACCAAGGAGCTCGAACGCGACGGCGCCACGCTGTTTCGCGCGCCGAATGGTACCGGGCCGGTCGAGGACCCGGCGATCATCCAAGGGGCGCTCGAATCCTCCAACGTCGATCCGGTGCTGCAACTCGCCCGGCTGATCGAGGTGCAGCGCGCCTACGAAATGGGTCAGGGCTTTCTCGACCGCGAGGACGAGCGCCAGCGCGCTGCCATCAAGACCCTGTTCACCTGA
- a CDS encoding flagellar biosynthetic protein FliQ yields MLNETLFFDTLRQGLWVASVTALPILTAALLAGVGVGLFQALTSIQEMTLTFVPKLLAIVITFWISMSFMTETLVAFFQSRVIPMITGG; encoded by the coding sequence ATGCTGAACGAAACCCTCTTCTTCGACACGCTCCGCCAGGGGCTCTGGGTGGCAAGCGTCACCGCATTGCCGATCCTCACCGCCGCGCTGCTGGCGGGCGTCGGCGTTGGCCTCTTCCAAGCGCTCACCTCGATCCAGGAGATGACCCTCACCTTCGTGCCGAAGCTGCTGGCCATCGTCATCACCTTCTGGATCTCGATGAGCTTCATGACCGAGACGCTGGTCGCCTTCTTCCAGTCCCGCGTCATCCCGATGATCACCGGAGGCTGA
- the fliE gene encoding flagellar hook-basal body complex protein FliE, which yields MDVRSLFAAQQYAASRPATEPDLDRDVGARLAAAAKDFNATLTEAENAATAAMTGDADPHALVQALAQSELAVETVVTLRNKVVEAYQEILRMPV from the coding sequence ATGGATGTCCGATCGCTCTTCGCCGCACAGCAATACGCGGCCTCCCGCCCTGCGACAGAACCGGACTTGGACCGCGATGTCGGCGCCCGCCTCGCCGCGGCAGCCAAGGATTTCAACGCAACCCTCACCGAGGCAGAGAACGCCGCCACCGCCGCGATGACCGGCGACGCGGACCCGCACGCGCTGGTCCAGGCCCTCGCCCAGTCCGAGCTGGCGGTCGAAACCGTGGTCACCCTGCGCAACAAGGTGGTCGAAGCCTATCAGGAAATCCTGCGGATGCCGGTCTGA
- the flgC gene encoding flagellar basal body rod protein FlgC: MSSFSDALSVTSSGLHAQSMRLRTLAENIANVDTPGYRRKTVPFEPEPARNSELSRVVAGRVSLDRKDLVQIYDPGHPLANSTGHYLGSNVDLLIELADAREAQRSYEANLKMFDQTRQMQAGLMDLLRR; this comes from the coding sequence ATGAGCAGCTTTTCCGACGCCCTGTCGGTGACCTCCAGCGGGCTGCACGCCCAGTCCATGCGCCTTCGGACACTCGCGGAGAATATCGCCAATGTCGACACGCCCGGCTACCGGCGCAAGACCGTCCCCTTCGAGCCCGAGCCCGCGCGCAACTCCGAGCTGAGCCGCGTTGTTGCCGGCCGTGTGTCGCTGGACCGCAAGGACCTTGTGCAGATCTACGACCCCGGTCACCCGCTCGCGAATTCCACCGGGCACTACCTCGGGTCCAACGTCGATCTGCTGATCGAACTCGCGGATGCCCGCGAAGCCCAGCGCAGTTACGAGGCCAACCTCAAGATGTTCGACCAGACGCGCCAGATGCAGGCCGGCCTGATGGACCTGCTGCGCAGGTGA
- a CDS encoding FlgB family protein has protein sequence MFQNLNVFRTAITMARHAGAQQALSAQNIANADTPGYRGIDLPEFTEILRGRPSAMRATRAGHLNRASGAAPFDLAERRKAEDPNGNTVSLEAEMLTAVDAQRAHDRALAIYRSNLTLLRSSLGT, from the coding sequence ATGTTCCAGAACCTGAACGTGTTTCGCACCGCTATCACCATGGCGCGCCATGCCGGCGCGCAGCAGGCGTTAAGCGCACAGAACATCGCCAATGCCGATACCCCCGGCTATCGCGGCATAGACTTGCCCGAGTTCACCGAAATCCTGCGAGGACGGCCTTCCGCCATGCGCGCGACCCGGGCGGGCCATCTGAACCGGGCCTCCGGTGCCGCGCCCTTCGACCTCGCCGAGCGGCGGAAGGCAGAGGACCCAAATGGCAACACTGTCTCGCTCGAGGCTGAGATGCTGACCGCTGTCGATGCTCAGCGGGCCCATGACCGCGCGCTCGCGATCTATCGCTCCAATCTCACGCTGCTGCGCAGCAGCCTCGGAACCTGA
- a CDS encoding FliI/YscN family ATPase, with product MEESAIASLRRRIAGVQPVRAVGRVRSVEGTVIWVRGLAHRARIGDRLRLMRDSGPLEGEVLRIREELVAMLPDEGVEGVSQGDRVAVLGAPGLAPADGWIGRVIDPYGQPLDGAPISRGPKLRSIRGSPPPAARRRGLGGRLATGLAAFDTLLPIVQGQRIGLFAGSGVGKSRLLAALAQGMAADVVVLALVGERGRELHDFVQEVLGPEGMARAVVVAATSDRSPLERRRCAMAAMTVAEHFRDQGLQVLFLADSITRFAEAHREVAIAAGELPALRGFPPSTAHQIMRLAERAGPGVEGSGDITAVFSVLVAGSDMEEPIADILRGVLDGHAVLSREIAERGRYPAIDILRSVSRSLPEAASPEENESLRMVRQLLGAYARSEAMIRAGLYRDGEDPVLDQAIRVWSDLDGFFAESSPQGPEAAFSRLAVILRRAAAGQSGPGGVRGGRGRQAS from the coding sequence ATGGAAGAGAGCGCGATCGCCTCGCTGCGCCGGCGTATCGCGGGCGTGCAACCGGTGCGCGCGGTCGGTCGGGTGCGCTCGGTCGAAGGCACGGTGATCTGGGTGCGCGGCCTCGCGCATCGGGCGCGGATCGGCGACCGGCTGCGTCTCATGCGCGACAGCGGCCCGCTCGAGGGCGAGGTGCTGCGTATTCGAGAAGAGTTGGTGGCGATGCTGCCCGATGAAGGGGTCGAGGGCGTGTCGCAGGGCGATCGCGTGGCGGTGTTGGGGGCGCCGGGGCTGGCGCCGGCGGATGGCTGGATCGGCCGGGTGATCGACCCCTACGGGCAACCCCTGGACGGGGCGCCGATCAGTCGTGGCCCGAAGCTGCGTTCGATCCGCGGCAGCCCGCCACCGGCGGCGCGGCGGCGCGGTCTCGGGGGGCGGTTGGCGACCGGACTGGCGGCCTTCGACACGTTGCTGCCCATCGTGCAAGGCCAGCGAATCGGCTTGTTCGCGGGCTCGGGCGTCGGCAAGTCGCGACTGCTGGCGGCGCTCGCGCAGGGCATGGCGGCTGATGTGGTGGTGCTGGCGCTGGTCGGCGAGCGGGGGCGCGAACTGCATGACTTCGTGCAGGAGGTTTTGGGACCCGAGGGCATGGCCCGCGCAGTCGTCGTGGCGGCCACCTCGGACCGCTCGCCGCTGGAACGGCGGCGCTGCGCCATGGCGGCGATGACCGTGGCCGAGCATTTCCGCGATCAGGGGCTTCAGGTATTGTTCCTGGCGGATTCCATCACTCGGTTCGCCGAGGCGCATCGCGAGGTGGCCATTGCCGCGGGTGAGCTGCCGGCCCTTCGCGGCTTCCCTCCGTCGACCGCGCATCAGATCATGCGGCTGGCCGAACGCGCGGGGCCGGGGGTTGAGGGCAGCGGCGACATCACCGCGGTCTTCTCGGTGCTGGTGGCTGGCTCGGATATGGAGGAGCCGATCGCCGACATTCTGCGCGGGGTGCTCGATGGTCACGCGGTGCTGAGTCGCGAGATCGCCGAGCGCGGGCGTTATCCGGCGATCGACATCCTCCGTTCAGTCTCGCGCAGCCTGCCCGAGGCGGCAAGTCCGGAGGAAAACGAGAGTCTGCGTATGGTGCGCCAGTTGCTGGGCGCCTATGCGAGGTCGGAGGCGATGATCCGGGCCGGGCTCTATCGTGATGGCGAGGATCCGGTGCTTGATCAGGCGATCCGGGTCTGGTCGGACCTGGATGGCTTCTTCGCCGAGTCCTCGCCGCAGGGGCCGGAGGCGGCCTTTTCGCGGCTGGCGGTGATCCTGAGGCGGGCGGCGGCGGGCCAATCCGGTCCGGGCGGAGTGCGCGGCGGACGAGGTCGACAGGCCAGCTAG
- a CDS encoding DUF1217 domain-containing protein: MSFQPILVGTGLLAWQFLQSTGASQRANFEKSPELIRDTSYFAEKIDQITSAEDLVADRRLLRVALGAFGLQDDIDSKFFIRKLLAEGTSASDALANKLADERYKALARGFGFDRAEGPRTQVEGFAEEIIAKFHAQQFEVAVGEQDDALRLALSLQRSLPEIGATEISNDTKWFRVMGNQPLRKVFEGALGLPRALGQLDIDQQLEIFKDKAAARFGSDDLSVLSKEKTLTRIVQSYLLQEQVAASTASGKGQIALTLLQSLPRWDSL, encoded by the coding sequence ATGAGCTTCCAACCCATCCTCGTCGGCACCGGTCTCCTGGCTTGGCAATTCCTGCAAAGCACCGGGGCCAGTCAGCGCGCAAATTTCGAAAAGAGCCCGGAGCTGATCCGCGACACGAGCTATTTCGCCGAGAAGATCGACCAGATCACCAGCGCGGAGGACCTGGTTGCCGACCGCCGCCTCTTGCGAGTCGCGCTCGGCGCCTTCGGTCTGCAGGACGATATCGACAGCAAATTCTTTATCCGCAAGCTCCTGGCGGAGGGCACCTCCGCCTCGGATGCGCTTGCCAACAAGCTGGCGGACGAGCGCTACAAGGCGCTGGCGCGTGGCTTCGGGTTCGATCGCGCCGAGGGCCCTCGCACCCAAGTCGAGGGCTTTGCCGAAGAGATTATCGCGAAGTTCCACGCCCAGCAGTTCGAGGTCGCCGTGGGCGAACAGGACGACGCGCTGCGGCTCGCCTTATCTCTGCAGCGCAGCCTGCCGGAAATCGGTGCGACCGAGATCTCTAATGACACCAAGTGGTTCCGCGTCATGGGCAACCAACCCCTCCGCAAGGTCTTCGAAGGGGCGCTCGGCTTGCCAAGAGCGCTTGGCCAACTGGACATCGACCAGCAATTGGAAATCTTCAAGGACAAGGCAGCCGCGCGTTTCGGCTCGGATGATCTCTCCGTCCTTTCCAAGGAAAAGACACTGACCCGAATCGTCCAAAGCTATCTCTTGCAGGAGCAGGTCGCTGCCTCCACCGCCTCGGGAAAGGGGCAGATCGCGCTCACCCTGTTGCAAAGCCTCCCTCGATGGGACTCTCTCTGA
- the flbT gene encoding flagellar biosynthesis repressor FlbT, with protein MSGLVLKLGPHERVLINGAVIENGDRRSKLAIKTPGASILRLKDAIHPDEASTPVRRLCYAAQLVLTGDAPPEETRTQLLRNIEELSRILTDPDSRALLTRATEALIDEQYYHCLKSLRALIPREDRLLAAGRA; from the coding sequence ATGAGCGGGCTGGTTCTCAAGCTCGGGCCGCACGAGCGCGTGCTGATCAACGGCGCGGTGATCGAAAATGGCGACCGCCGCAGCAAGTTGGCGATCAAGACCCCGGGCGCGAGCATCCTGCGCCTCAAGGATGCGATCCACCCCGACGAGGCGAGTACTCCCGTGCGCCGCCTGTGCTACGCGGCGCAGCTCGTGCTGACCGGCGACGCGCCGCCCGAAGAGACCCGGACACAGTTGCTGCGCAATATCGAAGAGCTCAGCCGCATCCTCACCGATCCGGACAGCCGCGCCCTGCTCACCCGCGCCACCGAGGCGTTGATAGACGAGCAATACTATCACTGCCTTAAATCCCTCCGCGCGCTCATCCCGCGCGAGGACAGACTTCTGGCAGCGGGGCGCGCATGA
- the flaF gene encoding flagellar biosynthesis regulator FlaF, giving the protein MKGFVMNAHLMARRAYAQSNSSTRTHRAIEYDLIARVTHRIKSAAEAGPRHYPALVAALHDNRKLWTALAVDVADHGNKLPQELRAQIFYLSEFVQFHTAKVLSRRAKLSPLIEVNSAILAGLNPRPPASSAAKTPDGQAACDAATITAHPSLAPLR; this is encoded by the coding sequence ATGAAGGGCTTCGTCATGAACGCACATCTCATGGCTCGCCGCGCCTACGCGCAATCGAACAGCAGCACCCGCACCCATCGCGCCATCGAATACGACCTGATCGCGCGGGTTACTCACCGCATAAAAAGCGCCGCCGAAGCCGGCCCGCGCCACTATCCGGCACTCGTCGCCGCCTTACATGACAACCGCAAGCTCTGGACTGCCCTAGCGGTGGACGTGGCCGACCACGGCAACAAGCTGCCTCAGGAGTTGCGCGCGCAGATTTTCTACCTGTCGGAATTTGTCCAGTTTCATACGGCCAAGGTTCTGTCCAGAAGAGCAAAACTTTCCCCCCTGATCGAGGTGAACAGCGCCATCCTCGCCGGGTTAAATCCCCGCCCGCCGGCTTCCAGCGCTGCCAAAACTCCTGACGGACAGGCGGCGTGCGACGCCGCCACGATCACGGCCCACCCCTCCTTGGCGCCACTGCGATGA
- a CDS encoding flagellin, translating to MSSILTNNGAMVALQTLKSINMNLASTQGEISTGKSVATAKDNAAVWAISKVMEADVKGFKGISDSLNLGQSTVAVARQAAETVTDLLTDVKGKIVAAQEENVDRAKIQADIEALRGQIGAVVSAAQFNGLNLLSNTDETVGSGSINVLASLDRSVTGVAASDISVTKQDLGTGAAAIAGTVAATALTASVDSVTLNGTQTDTIDIGTTNSGFTAGTAYTLNIFGTDADSSKFTQADYRATTAAGPSAAEVSTLSIVYVAREGDTATDVAKGLQASFKSFMAANDLDSDVVDVTVTGDTLTFTSAVTDATDTVAVTLSSVDASEGNTIGGKLEQLSNIDVTTQAGADSALDQIEALIQTAIDSASAFGSTQGRIETQTAFISGLTDALKSGIGTLVDADMEEASARLQALQVQQQLGVQALSIANQAPQSLLSLFR from the coding sequence ATGTCTAGCATCCTGACGAACAACGGCGCGATGGTCGCGCTGCAGACCCTCAAGTCGATCAACATGAACCTCGCCAGCACGCAGGGCGAGATCTCGACCGGCAAGAGCGTGGCCACGGCCAAGGACAATGCGGCCGTCTGGGCCATCTCCAAGGTCATGGAAGCCGACGTGAAAGGCTTCAAGGGAATTTCCGACAGCCTCAACCTCGGGCAGTCCACCGTCGCCGTCGCCCGCCAGGCGGCGGAAACGGTCACCGACCTACTGACCGATGTGAAGGGCAAGATCGTCGCCGCCCAGGAAGAGAACGTCGACCGTGCCAAGATCCAGGCCGACATTGAGGCGCTGCGCGGTCAGATCGGAGCGGTGGTCAGCGCCGCGCAATTCAATGGTCTGAACTTGCTCTCGAACACCGATGAGACCGTCGGGTCGGGCAGCATCAACGTGCTCGCCTCGCTTGATCGCTCGGTCACCGGCGTCGCCGCCTCCGACATCAGCGTGACCAAGCAGGACCTCGGCACCGGCGCCGCCGCGATCGCGGGCACCGTCGCCGCGACCGCGCTCACCGCTTCGGTCGACAGCGTGACGCTGAACGGCACACAGACCGACACAATCGACATCGGAACCACCAACAGCGGATTCACCGCCGGCACGGCCTATACGCTGAACATCTTCGGCACCGACGCGGACAGCTCGAAGTTCACCCAGGCAGACTATCGCGCAACCACCGCCGCCGGTCCCTCGGCCGCAGAGGTATCGACCCTGTCCATCGTCTATGTCGCGCGCGAGGGCGACACCGCGACTGACGTTGCCAAGGGTCTGCAGGCCTCGTTCAAGAGCTTCATGGCTGCCAATGACCTCGACAGCGACGTGGTCGATGTCACCGTCACGGGTGACACGCTGACCTTCACCTCGGCCGTTACCGACGCCACGGACACGGTTGCAGTGACGCTGTCTTCGGTCGATGCCTCCGAAGGCAACACCATCGGCGGCAAGCTCGAGCAGCTCAGCAACATCGATGTGACCACGCAAGCGGGTGCGGATTCAGCACTCGACCAGATCGAGGCGCTGATCCAGACCGCCATCGACTCTGCCTCTGCCTTCGGTTCCACCCAGGGCAGGATCGAGACTCAGACCGCCTTTATCTCGGGCCTGACCGATGCACTGAAATCCGGGATCGGGACCTTGGTCGATGCCGACATGGAAGAGGCCTCGGCGCGACTGCAGGCTCTGCAGGTGCAACAGCAGCTTGGCGTGCAAGCGCTTTCGATTGCCAACCAGGCACCGCAATCTCTCCTGTCGCTCTTCCGCTGA
- a CDS encoding flagellar hook-length control protein FliK produces the protein MAKDAISPREQLSAARGQPLPSPVRQLAEAIVTGSGGKLEVQLEPEELGRVRFHMQISEHGVALQVSADRPDTLDLLRRNADQLARLLTEAGYQGSTLSFSGQRRGGASQGRSGRPDHHVPDGAAAQGAPQAKAPVRVAAAGLDLRL, from the coding sequence ATGGCGAAAGACGCGATATCGCCGCGGGAGCAGCTGTCGGCGGCCCGTGGGCAGCCGTTGCCGTCGCCGGTCCGGCAGCTCGCCGAAGCGATTGTCACCGGCAGCGGCGGTAAACTCGAAGTGCAGCTCGAGCCCGAGGAACTTGGCCGCGTGCGGTTCCACATGCAGATATCCGAGCACGGGGTCGCGCTGCAGGTGAGCGCGGATCGGCCGGATACCCTCGACCTGTTGCGCCGGAACGCGGACCAGCTGGCGCGCTTGCTCACGGAGGCGGGATACCAGGGCAGCACTCTCAGTTTCTCCGGGCAGCGGCGCGGCGGCGCTTCGCAGGGGCGGTCGGGCAGGCCGGACCACCACGTCCCTGACGGGGCGGCGGCGCAAGGAGCGCCTCAGGCAAAGGCCCCTGTTCGCGTTGCGGCGGCGGGGCTCGACCTCAGGCTCTAG
- a CDS encoding flagellar hook capping FlgD N-terminal domain-containing protein: MDISTAAQTSAGAKSAVAIGSSRSTLTSDFDTFLKMLTTQAQNQDPFNPVDATEYASQLASFSAVEQQVLTNDLLTGLTGLASDGGFERLASWIGLESLVAGTTYFDGSAVAFDVDLPEDAQSAILVLRDSSGAERNRLSLTPGSDSYLWDGTDLGGAPLPEGLYHAEVELYHEGVLAETRPAQSYMRIDEVRRAEGGFLLTLQGGWQIEATKVAALRRPTE, from the coding sequence GTGGATATTTCAACGGCCGCTCAGACATCGGCGGGCGCGAAGAGCGCCGTGGCGATCGGGAGCAGCAGGTCAACGCTGACCAGCGACTTCGATACTTTCCTGAAAATGCTGACCACCCAGGCGCAGAACCAAGATCCTTTCAATCCGGTCGACGCCACCGAATACGCGTCGCAGCTCGCCAGCTTCTCGGCGGTGGAGCAGCAGGTGCTGACCAACGATTTGCTGACCGGCTTGACCGGACTCGCCAGCGACGGCGGATTCGAGCGGCTGGCCTCCTGGATCGGACTCGAGTCGCTGGTCGCGGGGACCACATATTTCGACGGCTCCGCGGTCGCCTTCGATGTCGATCTCCCAGAAGACGCGCAGAGCGCGATCCTCGTGCTGCGCGATTCGAGTGGCGCGGAGCGAAACCGGCTGTCGCTCACGCCGGGGAGCGACAGCTATCTCTGGGACGGGACGGACCTTGGCGGGGCGCCCCTGCCGGAGGGGCTTTATCATGCCGAGGTCGAGCTTTACCACGAAGGTGTGCTTGCCGAGACGCGTCCGGCGCAATCCTACATGCGCATCGACGAGGTGCGGCGCGCAGAAGGCGGCTTTTTGCTTACGTTGCAGGGCGGCTGGCAGATCGAGGCGACCAAGGTCGCGGCGCTGCGCCGCCCGACCGAGTGA